A window of Candidatus Hydrogenedentota bacterium contains these coding sequences:
- a CDS encoding Na+/H+ antiporter subunit E — MNSNAVPPVSGGGNSVSFLSFALGFLVWGTVWMVLTEWNAGSLVVGLPTAGLAGYLYARTRAGRVALPAPIPLARFLPYFVWKSLLSGVDIAVRVMSPRVRVAPGFFVHETALEQAEARVFFANTVSLIPGTLSVMFEGDRLHVHTIDVREPNQANLRQLERQVAALFRDEGQHGEYSA; from the coding sequence ATGAATAGCAATGCCGTCCCTCCGGTTTCCGGTGGCGGGAACTCGGTGAGCTTTCTATCCTTCGCCCTCGGGTTTCTTGTCTGGGGGACGGTCTGGATGGTTCTCACGGAGTGGAACGCGGGGTCTCTAGTGGTTGGCCTCCCGACGGCGGGCCTGGCGGGGTATCTTTATGCCCGTACGCGAGCCGGCAGGGTTGCGCTTCCCGCGCCAATCCCCCTGGCTCGCTTTCTGCCGTACTTTGTGTGGAAGTCCCTGCTTTCCGGCGTGGACATTGCCGTTCGCGTAATGTCGCCGCGAGTTCGTGTGGCTCCTGGTTTCTTTGTCCATGAGACTGCTTTGGAGCAGGCGGAAGCCCGCGTTTTTTTTGCCAACACGGTCAGTCTGATACCGGGCACGCTCAGCGTAATGTTTGAGGGGGACCGGCTACATGTCCATACCATCGATGTGCGGGAGCCGAACCAGGCGAACCTCCGCCAACTTGAACGGCAGGTAGCGGCGCTTTTCCGCGACGAGGGCCAACATGGGGAGTACTCCGCGTAG
- a CDS encoding multiple resistance and pH regulation protein F, with protein MQSASLLIVLVLLISLGLGLTRIALGPTVADSLLGVQFTSTIGIALLPLIGIMWGVPALVDIALVLAVLGVPATLAFLRYDRRHNGGDGT; from the coding sequence GTGCAATCGGCAAGTCTGTTAATTGTATTGGTTTTGCTGATAAGCCTGGGGCTTGGTCTCACCCGGATCGCGCTCGGCCCGACGGTCGCCGATAGTCTCCTGGGGGTACAGTTCACTTCGACTATTGGAATCGCGTTACTCCCGCTTATTGGAATCATGTGGGGTGTTCCGGCCCTCGTGGATATCGCGTTGGTTCTCGCGGTTCTCGGGGTCCCGGCGACGCTCGCTTTCCTGCGGTACGACAGAAGACACAACGGCGGGGACGGCACGTGA
- a CDS encoding oxidoreductase, which translates to MTEVSLLALLATPLLAAVGCILFERGSRVFGVGTGLVELLALACLIASQIDAAPFEYRIAGWPAPLGIQFYVDGLSLLMLVMSVAVGLGIVLYAGAYFRGGHGAPGGSGHFYPLFLITWSALNTVFVSGDLFNWYVTLELLTLSAVGLVGLSGDATGTRAALRYLFAALIASMLYLLGIGILYGQYGVLDWRDMAAAAAADDVPTTAGVMLITTALAIKTALFPLHFWLPQAHSAAPAPVSALLSGLVLKASFFIQLRIWSLIVPGLDEHGKAALLLASLGAIAVIWGSMQALRQNRAKLILAYSSVAQVGYFFFIYAMGPAGEALFGGLYLLLSHGFAKAGAFLAVGALMKRAGSDLVGDWGGLARREPVLVLALALAGVNLMGLPPSGGFIGKFVLLSASFEQGQIIFAIVLLAGGLAASIYVFKMVGATLLTSESEDSAPEPELSPALRWVPLGLSTVSILLCFTPGYFLRLLQSGLAI; encoded by the coding sequence ATGACTGAAGTCTCTTTGCTCGCGCTTCTTGCCACACCGCTTCTGGCGGCCGTGGGGTGCATTCTGTTCGAACGAGGGTCAAGGGTCTTCGGCGTGGGGACGGGACTTGTCGAACTTCTCGCGCTGGCGTGCTTGATCGCGTCACAAATTGACGCGGCCCCCTTTGAATACCGGATAGCGGGCTGGCCGGCGCCCCTGGGAATTCAGTTCTATGTCGACGGCCTGAGCCTGCTGATGCTGGTGATGTCCGTGGCCGTCGGGCTCGGAATCGTGCTGTATGCCGGCGCCTATTTTCGCGGCGGTCACGGCGCGCCGGGGGGAAGCGGCCATTTCTATCCCCTTTTCTTGATCACCTGGAGCGCGCTTAATACCGTATTCGTATCCGGGGACTTGTTCAATTGGTATGTTACGCTTGAACTCTTGACGCTTTCCGCGGTCGGGCTCGTGGGCCTGTCAGGCGACGCCACGGGTACCCGGGCCGCACTGCGCTACCTGTTCGCGGCGCTGATTGCGTCGATGCTTTATTTGCTCGGGATTGGGATTCTTTATGGGCAGTATGGCGTCCTGGACTGGCGGGACATGGCGGCGGCGGCGGCGGCGGACGATGTTCCCACAACGGCCGGGGTGATGCTGATTACGACCGCTCTGGCGATCAAGACGGCGCTATTCCCGCTTCATTTCTGGCTCCCACAGGCGCACTCCGCGGCCCCCGCCCCGGTGAGCGCACTGCTCTCGGGGCTGGTGCTGAAGGCGTCCTTCTTTATTCAGCTTCGCATCTGGTCGCTTATCGTCCCGGGTCTGGACGAGCACGGTAAGGCGGCTCTGCTCCTGGCCTCTCTGGGCGCAATTGCGGTTATCTGGGGCTCGATGCAGGCCCTGCGCCAGAACCGGGCCAAGCTGATACTTGCCTACTCCAGCGTCGCGCAGGTCGGGTATTTCTTTTTCATCTACGCGATGGGGCCGGCGGGCGAAGCGCTGTTCGGGGGCCTGTATCTACTGCTGTCTCACGGCTTCGCCAAAGCGGGCGCATTCCTGGCGGTGGGCGCCCTTATGAAACGCGCCGGAAGCGACCTCGTCGGCGACTGGGGAGGGTTGGCCCGGCGTGAGCCGGTCCTTGTCCTGGCCCTTGCGCTGGCCGGAGTCAATTTGATGGGGCTGCCGCCCAGCGGCGGCTTTATCGGCAAGTTTGTGCTGCTTTCGGCCAGTTTTGAGCAGGGCCAGATCATTTTCGCGATTGTGCTGTTGGCCGGCGGTCTGGCGGCGTCCATCTATGTTTTCAAGATGGTCGGCGCGACGTTGCTCACAAGTGAATCGGAGGATAGCGCGCCCGAACCGGAACTCTCCCCGGCGCTTCGCTGGGTACCGCTCGGGCTTTCGACGGTTTCGATCCTTCTTTGCTTCACGCCCGGTTACTTTCTCCGACTACTGCAATCCGGTCTCGCGATCTAG
- a CDS encoding cation:proton antiporter subunit C, producing MTHSGLYAVTGVILFGLGLWGVSALVNPIRKVIGLNVMSVGVFLTLVAFGFREPPAQTDSVPQAMVLTGIVVSVSATALALALVRRQGIDLPHAPDACAHGERKRPEQ from the coding sequence ATGACCCATTCGGGCTTGTATGCCGTAACGGGCGTGATTCTTTTCGGCCTGGGGCTCTGGGGAGTGAGCGCGCTGGTAAACCCTATCCGCAAGGTAATCGGGCTGAACGTTATGAGTGTCGGAGTATTCTTGACCCTGGTCGCCTTCGGCTTCCGGGAGCCGCCGGCGCAAACGGATTCGGTGCCGCAGGCCATGGTGCTTACCGGCATTGTAGTATCGGTTAGCGCAACCGCGCTCGCGCTGGCGCTTGTGCGGAGGCAGGGGATCGACCTGCCGCATGCGCCCGACGCATGCGCCCATGGAGAACGAAAGCGCCCGGAACAATGA
- a CDS encoding monovalent cation/H(+) antiporter subunit G: protein MMRLPDVFLRIHASAKADNLGLAFVLAGVAMEAGSLSLGLKLLLIWVLLIVSSATSCNLIAQKAIEENNLRRRPK, encoded by the coding sequence ATGATGCGCCTTCCCGACGTGTTTCTGCGGATCCATGCCTCGGCCAAGGCGGACAATCTCGGTCTGGCGTTTGTGCTTGCGGGGGTGGCGATGGAGGCCGGATCGCTTTCGCTCGGCCTGAAACTGCTTCTGATCTGGGTTTTGCTGATTGTCTCGAGCGCGACCTCGTGCAATCTGATCGCGCAGAAGGCCATAGAAGAGAACAACCTACGGAGAAGACCGAAGTGA
- a CDS encoding sodium:proton antiporter yields the protein MRDEEVDAKWPALALICILPLLGLLIASAAEVAHAPRGLAREIAEHLSGAGVDNPVTAVLLNFRSFDTLLEVAVLLVALLGIAVVTGETAAPRPGALPLDDVILRGVVSLLASAIAAVGGYLLWVGGHAPGGAFQAGALLASVFVLLLLSGHDVWNMYSPRTERVFLTAGIATFLIVGLWVSAGDRNFLEYPGAWAKELILVIEAACTVSIGVMLFGMYRGGFRSVTRRRNRRSEGMEG from the coding sequence ATGCGCGATGAGGAAGTAGATGCGAAATGGCCGGCGCTGGCGCTCATCTGCATACTGCCATTGCTTGGATTGCTGATCGCTTCAGCGGCCGAAGTCGCGCACGCGCCCCGCGGTCTCGCCCGGGAAATCGCCGAGCATCTATCCGGCGCCGGGGTGGACAATCCGGTCACCGCGGTCTTGCTGAACTTTCGTAGCTTCGACACGTTACTGGAGGTTGCTGTTCTCCTGGTCGCGCTGCTCGGGATCGCGGTTGTGACGGGCGAAACGGCCGCTCCGCGCCCGGGCGCGCTGCCGCTCGATGACGTGATATTACGGGGCGTCGTGAGCCTGCTGGCGTCCGCCATCGCCGCCGTGGGCGGCTATCTGCTGTGGGTGGGCGGGCACGCCCCGGGAGGGGCGTTTCAGGCCGGGGCCTTGCTGGCTTCCGTATTCGTCCTGTTGTTGCTTTCCGGCCACGACGTCTGGAATATGTATTCTCCTCGCACGGAGCGCGTGTTCCTTACGGCGGGAATCGCGACGTTCCTGATAGTGGGGCTGTGGGTTTCCGCGGGCGATCGAAACTTCCTTGAATATCCCGGCGCCTGGGCGAAGGAGCTGATACTGGTGATTGAGGCGGCGTGCACCGTGTCCATTGGCGTGATGCTGTTCGGCATGTATCGTGGCGGCTTTCGCTCCGTTACAAGGCGGCGCAACCGCCGATCGGAGGGAATGGAAGGATGA
- a CDS encoding DUF4040 domain-containing protein, translating into MLAGGLIVLACASMLCRNLTRCVVLFMSFGLLMAFSWARLDAPDIALVEVCIGSGLTGALLLSTISFLDRPARRNEAGGN; encoded by the coding sequence ATGCTTGCAGGCGGATTAATCGTGCTGGCCTGCGCCTCAATGCTTTGCAGGAACCTCACCCGCTGTGTCGTGCTGTTTATGTCGTTCGGGCTGCTGATGGCGTTCTCCTGGGCCCGGCTGGACGCGCCCGACATCGCCCTGGTCGAAGTCTGTATCGGCTCTGGGCTCACCGGGGCCCTCCTGCTTTCCACCATCAGCTTCCTTGATCGACCCGCGCGGCGGAACGAAGCCGGAGGGAACTGA